One Setaria italica strain Yugu1 chromosome I, Setaria_italica_v2.0, whole genome shotgun sequence DNA window includes the following coding sequences:
- the LOC101765044 gene encoding DNA-directed RNA polymerase II subunit 4 — MSGEEEENAAELKISEEFLKAKCLMNCEVAIILEHKYEQIQQHASESDPSSQVSQVFEKSLQYVKNFSRYKNPDAVRQVRETLSRYGLAEFELCTLGNLCPDTSGEATVLVPSLKSGGRFVGDAGNEKIEKMLNDLSLIKKFE, encoded by the exons ATGtccggtgaggaggaggagaacgctGCCGAGCTCAAGATCAGCGAAG AGTTCCTGAAGGCCAAGTGCCTGATGAACTGTGAGGTGGCGATCATCCTGGAGCACAAGTACGAGCAGATCCAGCAGCACGCGTCAGAGTCGGACCCGTCGTCGCAGGTGTCCCAGGTGTTCGAGAAGTCGCTGCAGTACGTGAAGAACTTCAGCCGCTACAAGAACCCCGACGCCGTGCGCCAGGTCCGCGAGACGCTCAGCCGCTACGGCCTCGCCGAGTTCGAGCTCTGCACGCTCGGCAACCTCTGCCCGGACACCAGCGGCGAGGCCACCGTGCTCGTACCATCCCTCAAGTCCGGGGGGAGGTTTGTCGGCGACGCCGGCAACGAGAAGATTGAGAAGATGCTCAACGACCTCTCCCTCATCAAGAAGTTTGAGTAG
- the LOC105914075 gene encoding DNA-directed RNA polymerase II subunit 4 — MPTPARSFRLEAARCPARRRTLPSSRSAKVRSPLPLPFSSPVFPPQILGGEEEVAIILEHKYEQIQQHVSESDPSSQVSQVFEKSLQYVKRFSRYKNPDAVRQVRKTLSRYGLAEFELCTLGNLCQDTRGEATALVPSLKSGGRFVGKAGNEKIEKMLTDLSLIKKLE, encoded by the coding sequence ATGCCAACTCCGGCGCGTTCGTTTCGATTGGAAGCGGCAAGATgtccggcgaggaggagaacGCTGCCGAGCTCAAGATCGGCGAAGGTTCGCTCTCCTTTACCTCTCCCATTCTCCTCCCCCGTTTTCCCTCCCCAAATTctgggcggcgaggaggaggtggcgatcATCCTGGAGCACAAGTACGAGCAGATCCAGCAGCACGTGTCGGAGTCGGACCCGTCGTCGCAGGTGTCCCAGGTGTTCGAGAAGTCACTGCAGTACGTGAAGCGCTTCAGCCGCTACAAGAACCCCGATGCCGTGCGCCAGGTCCGCAAGACGCTCAGCCGCTACGGCCTCGCCGAGTTCGAGCTCTGCACGCTCGGCAACCTCTGCCAGGACACCAGAGGCGAGGCCACCGCGCTCGTACCATCCCTCAAGTCCGGGGGGAGGTTCGTCGGCAAAGCCGGCAATGAGAAGATAGAGAAGATGCTCACCGACCTCTCCCTCATCAAGAAGTTGGAGTAG